One genomic region from Quercus robur chromosome 4, dhQueRobu3.1, whole genome shotgun sequence encodes:
- the LOC126722245 gene encoding replication protein A 70 kDa DNA-binding subunit B-like isoform X1, with product MVDVIALAIAVQPPRQLQTRTGPSMIQEFTLIDQLLKPVGLIMWDQFIPNESATISEVINCKPVIIATRLKVVSHNGISLSTKPSCSFVINPNHSKATALEEWASRNEKLLEAIIAKTLDPASSSSTSIMPPIENLTDIGAITTLPKMDEIQNLENIARLSSDQEFIIHLKSTSYDVRGETNNRFNIVSIFDVPNESE from the exons ATGGTAGATGTCATTGCTCTTGCGATAGCTGTCCAACCGCCTCGACAGCTTCAAACAAGAACTGGACCTTCAATGATTCAAGAATTCACTCTCATCGATCAACT CCTTAAGCCTGTTGGTTTAATAATGTGGGATCAATTCATCCCGAATGAATCAGCAACTATTTCGGAGGTTATCAATTGCAAACCTGTTATTATTGCAACGAGACTGAAAGTGGTTTCGCATAATG GAATCTCTCTGTCAACCAAGCCGTCTTGCTCCTTCGTCATAAATCCAAATCATTCCAAAGCAACTGCATTGGAAGAATG GGCTTCTAGGAATGAAAAGTTGCTTGAAGCTATCATTGCCAAAACGCTTGATCCTGCATCTTCATCTAGTACCTCTATAATGCCaccaattgaaaatttgacagaTATTGGTGCTATCACAACTTTGCCTAAAATG GatgaaatacaaaatttagaaaacattgCAAGGCTTTCTTCCGACCAAGAGTTCATTATTCATCTCAAATCTACAAGCTATGACGTTCGTGGAGAAACGAACAATAGATTTAATATTGTTTCCATCTTTGATGTGCCAAATGAAAGTGAATGA
- the LOC126722245 gene encoding replication protein A 70 kDa DNA-binding subunit B-like isoform X2: MIQEFTLIDQLLKPVGLIMWDQFIPNESATISEVINCKPVIIATRLKVVSHNGISLSTKPSCSFVINPNHSKATALEEWASRNEKLLEAIIAKTLDPASSSSTSIMPPIENLTDIGAITTLPKMDEIQNLENIARLSSDQEFIIHLKSTSYDVRGETNNRFNIVSIFDVPNESE, from the exons ATGATTCAAGAATTCACTCTCATCGATCAACT CCTTAAGCCTGTTGGTTTAATAATGTGGGATCAATTCATCCCGAATGAATCAGCAACTATTTCGGAGGTTATCAATTGCAAACCTGTTATTATTGCAACGAGACTGAAAGTGGTTTCGCATAATG GAATCTCTCTGTCAACCAAGCCGTCTTGCTCCTTCGTCATAAATCCAAATCATTCCAAAGCAACTGCATTGGAAGAATG GGCTTCTAGGAATGAAAAGTTGCTTGAAGCTATCATTGCCAAAACGCTTGATCCTGCATCTTCATCTAGTACCTCTATAATGCCaccaattgaaaatttgacagaTATTGGTGCTATCACAACTTTGCCTAAAATG GatgaaatacaaaatttagaaaacattgCAAGGCTTTCTTCCGACCAAGAGTTCATTATTCATCTCAAATCTACAAGCTATGACGTTCGTGGAGAAACGAACAATAGATTTAATATTGTTTCCATCTTTGATGTGCCAAATGAAAGTGAATGA
- the LOC126722245 gene encoding replication protein A 70 kDa DNA-binding subunit B-like isoform X3, translating into MVDVIALAIAVQPPRQLQTRTGPSMIQEFTLIDQLLKPVGLIMWDQFIPNESATISEVINCKPVIIATRLKVVSHNGISLSTKPSCSFVINPNHSKATALEEWASRNEKLLEAIIAKTLDPASSSSTSIMPPIENLTDIGAITTLPKMSEQQWSQTPWT; encoded by the exons ATGGTAGATGTCATTGCTCTTGCGATAGCTGTCCAACCGCCTCGACAGCTTCAAACAAGAACTGGACCTTCAATGATTCAAGAATTCACTCTCATCGATCAACT CCTTAAGCCTGTTGGTTTAATAATGTGGGATCAATTCATCCCGAATGAATCAGCAACTATTTCGGAGGTTATCAATTGCAAACCTGTTATTATTGCAACGAGACTGAAAGTGGTTTCGCATAATG GAATCTCTCTGTCAACCAAGCCGTCTTGCTCCTTCGTCATAAATCCAAATCATTCCAAAGCAACTGCATTGGAAGAATG GGCTTCTAGGAATGAAAAGTTGCTTGAAGCTATCATTGCCAAAACGCTTGATCCTGCATCTTCATCTAGTACCTCTATAATGCCaccaattgaaaatttgacagaTATTGGTGCTATCACAACTTTGCCTAAAATG AGTGAACAACAATGGAGTCAGACTCCATGGACTTGA